Proteins encoded together in one Thalassotalea crassostreae window:
- a CDS encoding ribosome recycling factor family protein, protein MLKVHHILLPSFLRKSMRAYELKALIRETGCELSRIGRSRNWRLSATRDQMTEIISGLEQVSEPTWAWLIKLIEQQRGQFTEKEIYAFVVRNPSISVNELVKLANCTIAEARKAIDEYEWHDD, encoded by the coding sequence ATGTTGAAAGTCCATCACATTTTATTGCCTTCATTTTTGCGCAAATCAATGCGTGCCTATGAGCTTAAGGCTTTGATCCGTGAAACCGGTTGTGAGCTAAGCCGGATAGGGCGTTCACGTAATTGGCGATTAAGCGCGACTCGTGATCAAATGACCGAAATTATTAGCGGTCTTGAACAAGTATCAGAGCCCACATGGGCATGGCTTATCAAATTGATTGAACAACAACGTGGTCAGTTTACCGAAAAAGAAATTTATGCATTTGTTGTTCGTAACCCTAGCATCAGTGTCAATGAACTAGTGAAGTTAGCAAATTGCACAATAGCTGAAGCGCGAAAGGCAATAGATGAATATGAATGGCACGACGATT
- a CDS encoding YfhL family 4Fe-4S dicluster ferredoxin — protein MALKILDTCINCDMCDPECPNEAIYMGDEIYEIDADKCTECVGHYEKPQCVIACPIDCIKPDPNHVESEEDLLVKCYEMHGIPQG, from the coding sequence ATGGCTTTGAAAATATTAGACACTTGCATCAACTGCGATATGTGTGATCCTGAATGCCCAAATGAAGCAATTTATATGGGCGATGAGATCTATGAAATTGATGCCGATAAATGTACTGAGTGTGTCGGTCATTATGAAAAGCCACAATGTGTCATTGCCTGTCCAATCGATTGTATTAAGCCTGATCCTAATCATGTCGAGTCAGAAGAAGACTTACTGGTTAAATGCTACGAAATGCATGGCATTCCGCAGGGCTAA